Part of the Deltaproteobacteria bacterium genome is shown below.
TCGACCTCAGCCATCCGCGGTTTGAAGAACAGATGGAGGCCGTGGAAAAAATTCTGGAAGAACTGGAACTGAACCGCATCCCCTTGCTCAGGGTTTTCAACAAAGTGGACAAGGTAGACCCGGAAATAGCCAACCGCCTCGGCCAGGCCTTCGGCGCGGTCTGTATTTCGGCCTTAGATCCGGGAACATTCCCCCCCTTGCTGGAGAAAGTCGAGGAAAAGCTTTCCCTTGCCCCAACCAGCTTCCCCGATCAACCTGAAACAGCCGGTCATCGTCCCATGGAGACCCAGATTCTATCCCGAGGGGCAGTCTGAAAAATCCATTTTTGGAAAGGGGGATCCCAAATCATGCCTATCTACGAATATGAAGCAACTTCTCCAGGAAGGAGATGTAAAAAATGTGCTGCAACTTTTGAAGTCCTCCAACGCCTTTCCGATCCTCCCCTCAACTCCTGTCCCGCATGTGGCCAGGGGATAAAGCGGAAAATTTCCCGACCCCGGGTGATTCTACCGGGCTCGGCCAGAGGTAGTAATGAGGTAGAACAGAAAGTGGCTGAATATGAACGGCAGGGCATGTACAGCCACGCTGCCGAACTGGCTGACAAAGAAAGCGAAAAACCCGAGAAAACCCACCTCAAAGAGCGCGCCATGGAGGACTACAGAAAAGCTGGCTACGATTTCTGAAGAAAGGATACCCTTGTCAAAAAAATCCCATAAAAAAATTCTCCTCCCTTCATTTTCACCCCTGGAAATATTGGAGATATTTAAGGCCCACCGCCCTCCGGCTCTTACCTTGACGGAAATTGCCCAGGCCCTCGATATGGCACCGGACCTGCGCAAAAAACTGCGTCGGAAGATGCAGGATCTGGTTGATGCGCATAAGATCGTTAAGCTCGACCGCAGGCATTATGGTTTACCTGCGCAGGCGAAGGTTATCGTTGGTCGGGTTCAGTTGCACCGGGATGGGTTTGGCTTTCTGGTACCTGAAGATTCCAGTCTTCAGGACATTTTCCTGGGCAGGCAGGAAGCCCGGGACCTGATGCACCGCGACCGGGTGGCCCTCCATCTTAGCCCAAAAGAGCGGGGACGCAAGCCTGGGCCCCGACCTATAGAAGTTCTTGAGCGTGCCCATCGGCGGATTGTGGGCCGTTATATGGCAGGGGCAAAAAATGATTTCGTCGTCCCCGACGACCATCGGCTTATACAAAAAATCGGCATCCCCAAGAAGGCCGCAGGCGGAGCCCAGGAAAACGATATCGTCCTGGCGGAGATCACCCGCTATCCGACCAAACAGGAAGGCCCGGAAGGAAGAATCCTGAAAGTCCTCGGTGCTCCTGACGACCCCCGTCTCGACTCGGAGATCATCATTCACAAATACGCCCTGCCGGACGCTTTTCCTTCGGAAGTCCTTAAAGAAGCGGCGGCCATTTCCCAAAAAATTTTTACGGGGGTACGTTCCGACAGAAAAGACTTGAGAAACCTGAACTTCTTTACCATTGACGGGGAGACTGCCCGCGACTTTGACGACGCCGTAGCGATTTC
Proteins encoded:
- a CDS encoding zinc ribbon domain-containing protein — protein: MPIYEYEATSPGRRCKKCAATFEVLQRLSDPPLNSCPACGQGIKRKISRPRVILPGSARGSNEVEQKVAEYERQGMYSHAAELADKESEKPEKTHLKERAMEDYRKAGYDF